One Opitutia bacterium DNA segment encodes these proteins:
- a CDS encoding AEC family transporter codes for MLVLNALAPVFLMIALGAWMQRTEFVSASFLREANRVTYWLGLPALLFSQLVSSLHQAAGAEKLLGAMGAVLALSLVAGYALAVLLRVPGAAMGTFVQGAFRGNLAFVGLPIVFALPNVPVLGGIPLHSAAVLVVAPTMVVYNLGAVIVLVASQHELGWASVRPVVKQLAVTPPLLATLAGIGFAVMGWTLPHAIAQTLEALGEMALPLGLLGVGGSLVTARFGASWQAPVGSALLKTFGGPLLAWAAARMFGLGAVETSLLMILSASPTAIVSYTMAVEMKGDEQLASTTIVVSVVTSLAALAVCVALFPQ; via the coding sequence ATGCTCGTGCTCAACGCGCTTGCCCCGGTGTTCCTGATGATCGCGCTCGGCGCGTGGATGCAACGCACGGAGTTCGTGTCCGCGAGCTTCCTGCGCGAGGCCAACCGCGTGACCTACTGGCTCGGCCTGCCGGCGCTGTTGTTCAGCCAGCTCGTGAGTTCGTTGCATCAGGCGGCGGGGGCCGAGAAACTGCTCGGCGCGATGGGAGCGGTGCTCGCGCTGTCGCTCGTCGCGGGCTACGCGCTGGCGGTGCTGTTGCGTGTGCCGGGTGCGGCGATGGGCACGTTTGTGCAGGGCGCGTTTCGCGGGAACCTGGCGTTCGTGGGCCTGCCGATCGTGTTCGCGTTGCCGAACGTGCCGGTGCTCGGCGGCATCCCGCTGCATTCCGCGGCGGTGCTCGTGGTGGCGCCTACGATGGTGGTCTACAATCTCGGCGCCGTGATCGTGCTCGTGGCGAGCCAGCATGAACTCGGCTGGGCGTCCGTGCGGCCGGTGGTGAAGCAGCTGGCGGTGACGCCGCCGCTGTTGGCGACGCTGGCGGGCATCGGCTTCGCGGTCATGGGCTGGACGCTGCCGCACGCGATCGCGCAGACGCTCGAAGCGCTCGGCGAGATGGCGCTGCCGCTCGGCTTGCTCGGCGTTGGCGGATCGCTCGTGACGGCGCGATTCGGCGCGTCGTGGCAGGCGCCGGTCGGCTCCGCGTTGTTGAAGACATTCGGCGGGCCGTTGCTGGCGTGGGCGGCGGCGCGGATGTTCGGCCTCGGCGCGGTCGAGACGAGTTTGCTGATGATCCTCTCCGCTTCGCCGACCGCGATCGTCTCCTACACGATGGCGGTGGAGATGAAGGGCGACGAGCAACTCGCCTCGACGACGATCGTCGTGAGCGTGGTCACTTCGCTGGCGGCGCTGGCGGTGTGCGTGGCGCTGTTCCCGCAGTGA
- a CDS encoding TonB-dependent receptor: MNKNNSHPSRMASASVLSALLAILSATPGFAQTSDAKPEETVKLQQFEVTGSRIRRVDAETPSPVVRITQESLQATGFSTVDDALRAMPFNTGQSITPISSSTGFASGTSTVNLRGLGNNNTLVLINGRRAAPSGAGTFNGFQTVVDLRQIPAAAVESIEIVKDGASAIYGSDAVAGVLNIKLKQDYTGVGTDLSIGNTFGNDSLETSAFIIAGARTGKTSLTAMADIYKRNAIADRDYSWSNTADLRADKKGTDQVEVSDEGAGGTILGTVTGVDWRSSSTFPARFFIPGTNTIRSFLNPTTDPRVADAVATSRVTGAGLYDFQKDTLLSPEESRFGFQMYINHEFSDTIRGFADLFYRRITGINNAAPSPFTTTDKGAGTNGRLRVSADNPYNPYGNRYFPGAGQTIELSTYRLVNAGPRVSDTTSDYPRMLVGLKGDLPNDWAWQTSAMYAQGSFYNSSPGTAFDSRVQEALNGVVINGSLLYANPFGPEDPRITDYYSGANPTKTTFTSNIYELSANGFLFDLPAGKVGVAAGTEFRKESITDTRTLENENGNVVGGSEGFGYTGKRNVTSAYAELSVPILARSSGVGALEAQLAARFEDYSDFGTTTKPKIALAYRPNKWLLLRGSYSESFRAPDLQYLYSAGSVSFTSGAVFDPRRPDQPSAQIKTLGKGNPGLQPEETNTYSISTVIEVPSGLLKGLVMEAGYFKFDQRNLITRDSATFTLNNELTLPAGRVVRKPLTPAEIALGYPVGIIDYVSTDWYNSSKQVYEGYDFEIGYQWKTARWGNFRARAAATYVANFERTNINSLGTASVTDLDGTDGSALWRGNVTLAWNKADWAASVFVNYLGEMPTSTIVTNYLSPKQDAQILVNPQVSYAGLWKTRITVGVRNVFDSEPPLYLPASQGYNAGIAMIDPRFWYVRISREF; the protein is encoded by the coding sequence ATGAACAAGAACAACTCGCATCCCTCGCGGATGGCGAGCGCCTCGGTTTTGAGCGCGCTCCTGGCCATCCTCTCCGCGACGCCTGGATTTGCCCAGACGAGCGACGCCAAGCCGGAAGAAACCGTCAAGCTGCAGCAGTTCGAAGTCACCGGTTCGCGCATTCGCCGCGTCGACGCCGAGACGCCCAGCCCCGTTGTCCGCATCACTCAAGAAAGCCTGCAGGCCACGGGCTTCTCGACGGTGGACGACGCGCTCCGCGCCATGCCGTTCAACACCGGTCAATCCATCACCCCGATCAGTTCCAGCACCGGCTTTGCCTCCGGCACGTCCACGGTCAACCTCCGCGGCCTCGGCAACAACAACACCCTCGTCCTCATCAACGGTCGCCGTGCGGCTCCGTCGGGCGCGGGCACGTTCAACGGCTTCCAGACCGTCGTCGACCTCCGCCAGATCCCGGCCGCCGCGGTCGAGAGCATCGAAATCGTCAAGGACGGCGCCTCCGCCATCTACGGTTCCGACGCGGTCGCCGGCGTGCTCAACATCAAGCTGAAGCAGGACTACACGGGCGTCGGCACGGACCTGTCGATCGGCAACACCTTCGGCAACGACTCCCTCGAAACCTCCGCCTTCATCATCGCCGGCGCGCGCACGGGCAAGACCAGCCTCACCGCGATGGCCGACATCTATAAGCGCAACGCGATCGCGGACCGCGACTACTCGTGGTCCAACACCGCGGACCTCCGCGCCGACAAGAAGGGCACCGACCAGGTTGAAGTCAGCGATGAGGGCGCCGGCGGCACCATCCTCGGCACCGTCACCGGCGTCGACTGGCGCTCGTCCAGCACGTTCCCGGCCCGCTTCTTCATCCCCGGCACGAACACGATCCGCTCGTTCCTCAATCCGACGACCGATCCGCGCGTCGCTGACGCCGTCGCGACCAGCCGCGTGACCGGCGCCGGTCTCTACGACTTCCAGAAGGACACGCTCCTCTCGCCGGAAGAGAGCCGCTTCGGGTTCCAGATGTATATCAATCACGAATTCTCGGACACCATCCGTGGCTTCGCCGATCTGTTCTACCGCCGCATCACCGGCATCAACAACGCCGCCCCGTCGCCGTTCACCACGACCGACAAGGGCGCCGGCACCAACGGCCGCCTTCGCGTTTCCGCCGACAATCCCTACAACCCGTATGGCAACCGCTATTTCCCGGGCGCCGGTCAAACCATCGAGCTCAGCACCTACCGCCTCGTGAACGCCGGCCCTCGAGTCAGCGACACCACGTCGGATTACCCGCGCATGCTCGTCGGCCTCAAGGGTGACCTCCCGAACGACTGGGCTTGGCAGACCTCCGCCATGTATGCCCAGGGCAGCTTCTACAATTCCTCGCCCGGCACCGCGTTCGACAGCCGCGTCCAGGAAGCGCTCAATGGCGTCGTCATCAACGGCTCCTTGCTGTATGCCAATCCGTTCGGCCCCGAAGACCCGCGCATCACGGACTACTACTCCGGCGCGAATCCGACCAAGACCACCTTCACGAGCAACATCTACGAACTGAGCGCCAACGGCTTCCTCTTCGACCTGCCCGCGGGCAAGGTCGGCGTCGCCGCCGGCACCGAGTTCCGCAAGGAGAGCATCACCGATACCCGCACGCTCGAGAACGAGAACGGCAACGTCGTCGGCGGCTCCGAAGGCTTCGGCTACACCGGCAAGCGCAACGTCACGTCGGCCTACGCCGAGTTGAGCGTGCCGATCCTCGCCCGCAGCTCCGGCGTCGGCGCCCTCGAGGCCCAGCTCGCCGCCCGCTTCGAGGACTACTCCGACTTCGGCACCACCACCAAGCCGAAGATCGCCCTCGCTTACCGCCCGAACAAGTGGCTCCTCCTCCGCGGTTCCTACTCGGAGTCCTTCCGCGCGCCGGACCTGCAGTATCTCTACAGCGCTGGTTCCGTTAGCTTCACCTCCGGCGCCGTGTTCGACCCGCGCCGTCCGGATCAGCCCTCCGCCCAGATCAAGACGCTCGGCAAGGGCAACCCGGGCCTCCAGCCCGAGGAGACCAACACCTACTCGATCTCCACGGTGATCGAAGTTCCCTCCGGCCTCCTCAAGGGCCTCGTGATGGAAGCCGGTTACTTCAAGTTCGACCAGCGCAACCTCATCACGCGCGACAGCGCCACGTTCACGCTTAACAACGAGCTCACGCTCCCCGCTGGCCGCGTCGTCCGCAAGCCGCTCACGCCCGCCGAAATCGCCCTCGGCTATCCCGTCGGCATCATCGATTACGTGAGCACCGACTGGTATAACTCCAGCAAGCAGGTCTACGAAGGCTACGACTTCGAGATCGGCTACCAGTGGAAGACCGCGCGCTGGGGCAACTTCCGCGCCCGCGCTGCCGCGACCTACGTCGCGAACTTCGAGCGCACGAACATCAACTCGCTCGGCACCGCCAGCGTCACCGACCTTGACGGCACCGACGGTTCCGCTCTCTGGCGCGGCAACGTCACCCTGGCGTGGAACAAGGCCGATTGGGCCGCCTCCGTGTTCGTGAACTACCTCGGCGAGATGCCGACGAGCACGATCGTCACGAACTACCTCTCGCCGAAGCAGGACGCGCAGATCCTCGTCAACCCGCAGGTCAGCTACGCCGGCCTCTGGAAGACCCGGATCACGGTCGGTGTCCGCAACGTGTTCGACTCCGAGCCGCCGCTCTATCTGCCCGCCAGCCAGGGCTACAACGCCGGCATCGCGATGATCGATCCGCGCTTCTGGTATGTTCGCATCTCCCGCGAATTCTAA
- a CDS encoding AhpC/TSA family protein, with translation MNTFATLRRSLFLSASLLTLLLPLPVRAATDIAASPATAHPLAVGARVPDAAIKAMDGTDASLAALLAGKPTVLIVFRGGWCPYCTQHLAELAAAEPKLMELGFQIVALSTDQPKNIRFLTEEKHLPYRLFSDRDMHASRALGLAYRVDSAMQKKYAEWGIDLPAIPGDAAARWLPVPAAFVIARDGTVRFAHADPDYKVRVSGEKLLAVARDAAR, from the coding sequence ATGAACACCTTCGCCACGCTTCGCCGCTCGCTCTTCCTCTCCGCGTCGCTCCTGACCCTGCTGCTGCCTTTGCCGGTCCGCGCCGCCACCGACATCGCCGCCTCGCCCGCGACCGCGCATCCGCTGGCTGTCGGCGCGCGCGTGCCTGACGCTGCGATCAAAGCGATGGACGGCACCGACGCCTCGCTCGCCGCCCTGCTCGCCGGCAAGCCAACGGTGCTGATCGTGTTCCGCGGCGGCTGGTGCCCGTATTGCACGCAACACCTGGCGGAGCTGGCCGCAGCCGAACCGAAGCTGATGGAACTCGGTTTCCAAATCGTCGCGCTCAGCACCGACCAGCCGAAGAACATCCGCTTCCTCACCGAGGAAAAGCATCTGCCCTACCGCCTCTTTTCCGATCGCGACATGCACGCCTCGCGCGCGCTCGGTTTGGCCTACCGCGTCGATAGCGCGATGCAGAAGAAATACGCCGAGTGGGGCATCGATCTCCCCGCCATCCCGGGCGACGCCGCGGCGCGCTGGCTGCCCGTGCCCGCCGCATTCGTGATCGCGCGCGACGGCACCGTGCGTTTCGCGCACGCCGATCCGGACTACAAGGTCCGCGTGAGCGGCGAAAAGCTACTCGCCGTCGCGCGCGACGCAGCACGCTGA